CGTGAGCTTTTTTTATCAAAATTGTTGaatcaaatctaatgaacttttttttaaaatccCATGAACCTTTTTCACAGtagtgaacaatttttaaaattgaTTACCTTTTTCGGTTTTGTGAACAGTTTTTTGTTAAATCTGtgactttttttttcaaaatcgatgatctGTTCTAAAACTTCTGAATTCATTTGCAAAAATACATTTTATTTTTCAAATAGTTTATAATTGGACTGAAAACAAAGGTCAAGTACCGCTCTTTTCGGATATATGACATGAAAGTCATCGCGGTGCAGAGTTATTGCGGTAATTCGGTCGACAATGAGTTCGAACCCACCATAGTCGCAGAATAAtagcattgattattttttctgtgtCCTCACACGAGTGATGCTTGGCCGGGCCAGTACTGATCGCCTTCGAGCGCCCACTTACCTAAATGGCGCTGAGGGTGTCAAACAGGAGCTCCCAAGCTGCACCGTTTTCGTTTTGATAGTAGAACCGGGCCATGCCCTTCCCTGCTTTTAGTTGCGGGTCGTAGCTAGGGAAAAAATGAACAACCTGCACCGTGAAGTGCTGCAATTAAGCTCACCAACAACTTCCCCACAGGAAAGATGCTAACCGCCCAAAGTTTCAACCTTGATAAGGTTAAAGAGCCAATTTTCTTCaccgtttttttcttttttattttgttttctccaagtttttttcttctttttttgttttattttttttttctttcttttttattctctgttttttttaattttttcacatttgttttttcattttatatttcgttttttctttgtttcttttttgttttccgtttctttggttttctttgtttctcttGGATCTCATTCTACATTTTTTTGATATGTAAAAAATATTCTGCTAATACACGTTAAACATTTTTCCAATACGAattgaacatttttaatacatgctCCATATTTTTGTACACATTTTTAACATTGTTTAAATGCTTCGTTAACATTTTCAAACACAAgattaatattttttgaatacgtgttcaacatttttcataaaCACACTTGTAAAAAATTTCATGTGttgattaatattttttaatacaaGATTAAGATTTTCTAACATATGGTCTACAtttttctatgcacatttaacatttcaaaatgcttgattaatattttctaAATATAGTATTAACATTTTTTGAactcatggtcaacatttttcctaaGCACATtttgaaatgcttgattaacattcttAAATACATGATCCAAtttttcatcattttttaatagatcatcaacatttttttctatacacatttaacatttttcaaatggttgattaacatttttctaatacttgttcaatatttttttcaaatgtttgattacatttttatatacatgatgaaAAAATTCATCGTTTTTTAAAACGTGGTCCACATTTgttctatacatatttaacattttccaaatgcttgattaacaatttGAAACAATTgttcatttttttcaaatacttgattgaCATTTTTTTAAACATGATTAAATTTTTTCATNNNNNNNNNNNNNNNNNNNNNNNNNNNNNNNNNNNNNNNNNNNNNNNNNNNNNNNNNNNNNNNNNNNNNNNNNNNNNNNNNNNNNNNNNNNNNNNNNNNNNNNNNNNNNNNNNNNNNNNNNNNNNNNNNNNNNNNNNNNNNNNNNNNNNNNNNNNNNNNNNNNNNNNNNNNNNNNNNNNNNNNNNNNNNNNNNNNNNNNNNNNNNNNNNNNNNNNNNNNNNNNNNNNNNNNNNNNNNNNNNNNNNNNNNNNNNNNNNNNNNNNNNNNNNNNNNNNNNNNNNNNNNNNNNNNNNNNNNNNNNNNNNNNNNNNNNNNNNNNNNNNNNNNNNNNNNNNNNNNNNNNNNNNNNNNNNNNNNNNNNNNNNNNNNNNNNNNNNNNNNNNNNNNNNNNNNNNNNNNNNNNNNNNNNNNNNNNNNNNNNNNNNNNNNNNNNNNNNNNNNNNNNNNNNNNNNNNNNNNNNNNNNNNNNTTAAATGCGCATTtaatatttttttttaattttgtatGTGAAGCAATTATCATTATAGATATAACTATAAAATTACAAAGTATAAGCAAAAATTTAAAGGAGCGAAATACAAGACAAAAActgaaaaaagaaacaaaagaaaaaaacgttGAATGCCCATGCTCCCCGCTGGGTTGGCCCATTATGGGAGGTGCTTGAGGCGAGTGCCTGCTTCATCTCGCGTGAAGTGAGACATATCAGCACTCTTCCCGGGGCGACGAGTCTGTTGTTCGACAACGACTACCCGAGCCTCATGGGCTCGTTCTGGGCGGCAAGTCCGCGCTGCAAGCATGGGGCAGCTGGCCAACTACCAACACTAGCAAGCGCCCAACGTCATCGCCCTAGTAGTGGTGACGCTCACCAAGTCCGCGCGGTTCAGGGAGATCGCCGATAACTGGAATCAGGACTCATGCTTGGCGATCTCAAGAACCTGGTGCTCAAGTGGAAGTAGTGACGGAACCAgggtgagggggggccatgccccccCCCCCATTTTCAAAGAGAGCCTTCAAATTTCTGAACAAGGGTGTGTGGGAGGGGAGCAATGGAGCCACCCAACTAGGGGACCCTTAGGTCAGGATCGGGATCCACACCAAGCAGAAGTTGATCAATGAAGCTCTTCTGGTGCTGCTCTGGCCTTGGAAGCATAAACGCATGAACAAAATTACATGGCTCAACTAGATGCTCGATCGCCACGAAATAAAATACTACTACTATAGCAGAAATCCAGCGTGCCTTCAGAACTTTCAGTCTTGAATGATTTGCCAATGTAGGCTCTCGGTTTCTCCAACATCGAGATACCGCCATGACAGCTAGGAACATCTCGGCCACAGCACACAAGTGTATGTTCATTGCAGAAAAAAAATGTGTCAAGATATTGCATGGCAAACTATACAACGCACAAATTCAAGGTGTgcgagaaatatgccctagaggcaataatattgtattattatattttcatGTTTATAATTAATAGTTTATATTCTATTCTATAACCGCTATGATACTGGAATGTGTGATtcggtggaaaactcatatgcacgtgtggaatgacaaACGGTAAAACTTGATTCCTAGTCTcgtctctaagactagctcaagtgttgttagtgatcatgttttccggatcttaggttataattaagtgtaacgatagtcctaaaacaactttGAGAGTGTGGAtttggaagaacgatcatattgaattgacccaaacttgtttgttatactttaagATACAATTGTCACAAGTCAATCGTTATAACACAAAGAGTTAATGTATGCTTTAGTTTCTtcgaccatgagagtatcgtagtcacttcttaccgtgcgatggactttggggttgctcaaacgtcatctgtaacacgatgatcataacgacaactacaTGTTCATTGGAAAGTTTGACAAGGGGCTAGATAACTCAAGAGTGTGATTTTCTCATCCAATGATGAAGAGATATTATTAGGGCCCTCTCAATGTGACGACATTCATCATCGTCTCACCAGACACAGGTGACTAGGTCACAGGGATGCCGGAAtatgtcaacgagaaagaagaacaaaaccggtaacgaggagaccggtatagtgagcatgatAATAACTCAAGAGGATACTGATATATATCACCATGGGGTTTTTTAATATTGCGAAGCAAAGGGAATAGCACATGATAACCAAAAGTTCACTCGAATGTCATTCTTGTATTCCTAGGGATTAATATGGATGTCCATGGTTCTGCTATTGGTCATTGAATGAAAGGgcttttgttcatgtctatgttctaccgaacctatagggtcacaaggTTAAGGGAATCATGATCCGATGAGTGTTAGTGGAGCAATAGTTATGTGAAAAAACTTATGAAATAGTTTCGTTAATATTAGGAATAGTTTCGAGAGAAACCGGAAGCGTTCCGGGGTTATCGGAAGGGTTTCTGGagatgttaaattaataataaaatgctctaataatgattaggAGGCTTTTATAATTATTTAAATTTTAATGGGCCAAGGAAAATACTTAAAAGGCCAAATGGTGGAGAGCTATTGGGCCCTAGGGCCCAATAACACTTGGGACACCCTAAGCTTGTAGGACAAGCTAGAGGGGCCAAATTGGAGTGGGTGGATGACTCCTCCTTCTCCTTGGCCGGCACAACAGAGGGGAGTCCTCCTTCCCCCTTGTGGCGTCCCCTCCCTCTCCAACTTTATATACTTAGGATTTGTCCCTTTGGAGATACAAGTTTCGTAGATGATCTAATTAGAGCTAGACCTAGATCTCTCTAAtcctcaaaatagagaagccatgtgtggttctcttcttcttcctctaattCTTCAGCGACTATTAGCTCTGGATGGCAAAGCGCTGCTGAATCTTGAAGCCCGAACACTTGCAATCTGTAGAGAGCTCGTGTTTTCGGTCTTCGGTTAGAGGGATCGTCCGTGAATGGTTTGAGGGACTTCATCGACGATCTAGACCAACTCTTCTTTCACTGTAACTCGTAGTTGGTAATGGTCTGATATAAACCCCTTTGTCCATCTTCATAGTGTTCCGCGACCGTGATCGTAGGATGAATTTTTTTTCTCTAGTTCTGTGCCTCCATGAGAAGTAAgcttgtgcctctcgcgaaagcaaaaaaaacacgcattttttctTTTCTGAGAGGTACAATTGTAACTATTGCAAGAGCAAACATGTGCCTTCACGAGAAGTAAATCCATGCCTCTCGCCAAAGAAAGAAAATAATAAAACATGTTTTTTCATGCAAAATTTTTCTAAAATTCTTTTTTGTCCAAAAACCTATGAAAAACAGGGCAAAAGCCGAAAAAAACCCAAAAAACCATCTAAAACCCAAAAATGCGTACAAAAAACATAAAATCTCGAGAGAACGCCCAGCACGCTACATGTGGCAGTGACTTAGAGCGCGCCACATCAAAAGTGACCGTTGTGGGAGCCCCACAACGAGTACTCCTCAGCTAGTTGATCCTGTTGTTCTCCTTCACAATGCCAGCATAAAGGGGAGCCCCTATAGGGCGCCTTCAGCATCGGCTCGAGGGACTGGCGCCTACGCGCCCGCGAATTGGGCCGACCCAGGTCGCCTTGTTTGATCGTCCCGCACGTTGCCCCGTTCGCTCGATCATGGCTGACTTTtgaaaaaataaggaaaaatatcgggaattaaaaaatgttcacgaattttgaaagaaagttcacaaacttgaaaaatagttcacaaatttaaaaaaagttcatcaagtttaAAAAAACTTCATCAATTTGAAAGTGGTTCGTTGGTTTTGAAAAGAAAGtacatttatttcaaaaaaaatcatcaaaatttaaaaaaaatcaccaattttgaaaaaagtttaaaAACTTCACAAAAAATTCAcaaatttgagaaaaagttcatcaaatttgaaaaaagttcaccgatttttagaaaagttcatcggatttgaaaaatgttcaataaataagaaaaaattcattgattttgaaaaaaatgttcacaaaatttgAAAACGTTCATAAAACTTGGTGAAATTGTTTCATCAAATTATAAAAAAGtaataataaaaaaaaataaaaggaaaaagaaaataacgAAGAACAAAGGAGTGAAAAGGATGTAAATAGTCACATCGGTTTGATTGGTCTAGTTGGTTATTTTAGGTAGCTTGCACGAGGTCGTAGCTTTTAAACTTGCCAGTCTCTCTTTTTTGCACCTTTTCAAAATAGAAAGAAAAGGGAACATGGCCCGGCCTAGCACGGCGCAGCGTGTGCGCCCCTTTGTGTACATTGAAGGGATGGGGGCAGAGGGTACCGTTTAGGATTTGCCAGCAAAAAGAGGAGCTCCTATTGGACGCGCTTTGCGTCAAAATGTCGTCGCCGCGCACAGGGGCGCAgcctgactgggccggcccatagtGTTGTACCGGCGgtaaaaaaagaaagcaaaaaggGGGAAGGGAAACGCGATGGAAACTCGAACGTGCGACCTATAGATTCGAAGCACATGCTCCCAGCCACTCCACCTGACTAGAATTCCTTGTACTAGAATACAAACGCGCACttataataacttagtacaaccgtACAACCAGAATTACACACTGTAGTGAACATCTTAAAAGAAATTGTAGATTTTTTCTGAAAGTGTATATTTTAAAAAAGTGCGACCATTTTTTTCATTTCTAAACATACTTTGTACACAGGAACATATTCTGTACAAAAAAAGTGTATATTTTTTGTACACAATGTTCTGAATCTTGAAGACAAATTtgaagcacaaacattttttgaatcttcagaacaaatttagaaatggagaaaaaatttggaagcgcgaacaatttttaaagcacgaacattttttgaatcttgagaaaaaaaatttgaaatctcccgaacaaatttggaagcgcgaacaattttttaaagcacaaacatttttttaaactcgAGAATTTTCTTTGAaatagagaacaattttgaaaaatcccgaacaaatttggaagcataaattttttttggaaaatgtgAACAAAACTGGAAgtccgaacaattttttaaagcacgaacattttttcaatCTTGAAAAcatattttgaaacggagagaAATATTtaaaaatcccgaacaaatttggaagcgcgaaatttttttgaatatgtgaacaaaaattgaaattcagtacattttatgaattttagaagttttgtacttttttgtgtaacgagaataatttttgaattttgagaacattttttggaaacacgaacaaaatttaaatttttgattttttttaaaggaagagaagaaaaggaaaggaaataaaaaagaaaatcataaacattttGTAAAACCAAGATCATATTCTGAAAAAAAAAGTAAACTTGAAAAAGAAagtgaaacaagaaacaaaaaacgaaaaaatgaaaaagaaacagaaacgaaaaaaagagaaataaaaaaacaaTAGAAAGCCAAAAAAGAACCAGATAAAAACGATGCAGGAAAAAAACCTGGTTCagggaaccttctggaaggttcccaaaaccggtttgGACGCATTATGTGTGGGCCGGCCCATTTCTGTCGCTCGCTGCGCTGCCCCTGTGCGATCGCTCGACAGTTTGCCGCAGCGAGCGGCGAATAGGATTTTCCAGCAAAAAGTCCTAACCCACGGCCACGGGTGAAAAAGAAGCCTAAAGAGAAGCCATTCTATTTAAATGAGCAATGGGCCTGACAGCACAAAAACGAAGGTTGTCCTGTTTTTTTTTGTGAAGATGGGCCCAGAAACTATTCTAGGTCAACTAAAAATTAAGAAAACTGGTTGAGCGACCCAACGAAATTCCTAAGACAAGTTTCGAGTTCCTGCATGTGGCGCATAAGCCGTAGTTAAACAGATTAATTGAGGAAATAAAAGTATCTATAGCTAAATTCTATATGAAATCAACATCCGTCGCCAGTCAGGAGTTCGAAGAGGTCTGGATTATTCATGAAGGCAGGATGTCCAATATGAAGGCTCACAATTTTGTAAAAAGCACTTTATTGTTATTCATGGCCGATATAACAGACTGCTGCAGCCGGATGACACTACAACTGTACAATATATTATCATGCAATAAAGAGACCATGATTTTTTCTAAAAAAAGAGTTCCTGCttgtgagtagtttttttataaacACCCCttatattaattaattaaacaaAAGGTTATTACAATCATTCATTACAGCATACGCCACGCAGGGCGGGACAGAGTTAACAAGCAACCCATCAGACCTACTAATAAAACCGAACTTAGCAATCTCATGTGCCACCTCATTGGCATGCCGCTTTATTTTTTTAAAGCTCAAATTTTGGGACAACTTGGCGATGCACAAAGCCTCTCTCTTCAGGTCAACGAGAGGGGATCTATCAAACTTCTCACTTGCAAGGAAAGAATGAACGAAAGCACAGCCAGTCTCCAAAATAATAGACTGGTGGAGGGTAATACCGATATAAAGGCCTGCTAGGCAGGCGCGGAGCTCGGCTTCATTGACACTAGTACACCGACAAATAAAATCCCACGAGGAAATGATGATTTCGCCAGTCGAATTTCTAGCAACAACCCCTACACTGGCTACGTTAATGCTCTCCACAAAACTGGCGTCGTGAGTAGTTTGATAATGCTCCGGAGGAACTCAATCCTCTCCTAGCAAACGATGTAACCATTATTGCATGGTAACGATGTGTTTTTTCTTTCTTCCACGTAAATAAAGAAAGTCACTCAAACATTTAGTGTTTCCTTGCCTCTCGTCAGCGCCGCCGCCGACCTGCCTCATCTGTAGATCCCGGCCCTTATCCGCGGGATGACTCATGCTACGTTGTTAGGTGCTTTTTTAGTCtgtttagggtttgtgtcctgtccATGAAGGTGACGCGGTGgggactccctgaagatggaataaggttcttcccGTCTAGCCCCTATCCTGGCGGTGCATTTTACGTCGTCGGAGGCAGTTCGTCCGAGGAGCACATGATAACCGCTACGAAATGGTatgatgttgaagattaactcttcgcttcggaagttatccggagtacCGAAGACCACGTCCAAGTTGACGCTGCCCGAGCATTGTGTCTCAACTCCTGGTATTATTTGGTTAAAGGTGGTAATGGTAGGGCTTGATTCTTGTCGGATCCATATGCATTTTCTTGATGGTGTCGGTGTATATCAAGTTGAGACTGCTACCCCCGTCAATGAGGACTTGTGTTaggtgaaagccgtccactatggggttGAGAACCAGGGTGGCGGTGCCTCCGTGACGGATGCTCGTCGGGTGGTCCctttggtcaaaggtgatcggaatTTCCGACCACGGGCTGTAGGTTGGCGCTGCTAGCTCTACGGCGTAAACATCTCAAAGCGCGTGTTTCCATTCCTTCCTTGTGACGTGTGTGGCGTCGATCATATTCACGTCTTTGAAAAACCCAAAGGACGATGTTCTCCCCGGTGAGGAAGGGGCGATGATGGTGGTGCGTCTCAGGATCACTTTAGTGATTGTAGCGCTAGGTGGCCTATAAACATGAATGTGATTGTTACTTCTCATGCTCTTTATACTGCCATGATGTTTGATGAATAACTCAGAAGtttttctaaaaataaaataaaaaatagagGGGCATTATGTCAAATGAAAAATTGGAGTTCCAAGTTTCCAAGCATAAAAATCCATAGTAGTACACATCGCGCGGTGGCTATTGGACGACAAATTATCTGAGCCAGTGACCAACTGACCATGATCGATCGATCTACATACATACACCAATCTCATGCACGCATGCCGTTTGATCTTGAAATGCATCTCACAGTCGGCGCGTTACATACATAGCTTAATTATGTAGCAACGTCGTCGACGGAGGATCTTATGTCGGGCGCGTACCAGCCGAGCTCCTGCGCGACGGCGGCGACCCTCTGCTCCTGGCCCCGCGAGTCACCGATGGCGGTGGTGAAGGGGTAGACGAAGGTGACCTTGGTGGCGACGCAGCGGTAGGCCACCACGCCGGCGTCCTTCTTCACAAGGAACTCCATCACGTCCCGGCCGAAGCCGCCGTCCACCTCCGCCTGGATGTAGTGGCCTGCATACACACACATATGAACCCCGCAAAAAGAAAAGGCATACACACACATATGAACTCCATCGCATCTTCATTCTTGAGCTAAGTGTAACGGAATTCAGTACTATGTAGTTTGGTCCAGCTAGCTGACCGGTCAAGAAAGTTGCAACTAATTTAAATCCGAGTGCGTACCGTGGGGAGTTTGCTGATCAATGTTGAAGCTGACATTCTTCTGCGTCTTGAGGATGGCTTGCCGCAACAACTGAATGAATGGGTGGATTGAAATTTTGAATTAGCTTGGAATCAGTCAGTGAAAGACATATGCTACATTCAGCCACGCATGGTGGATGGATACCTGAGCGGCAGCGTCGGCGGAGGTGGAGTCCGGGATGATGAGCGGGGAGGCGACGGAGGAGGAGGCGCCGACGGTGGGGTTTGTGCAGACGCACCCGGGATTGGTGGAGGGGCATGTCCGAATCTTcctgcatccatccatccatcgatcATACTACTCATACGCGTGTGGTGACTGGAATGGATAGCAAGAAGAGTGGACGATCAACTAATCCATGGAAGGTACCTTACCCTTTGGTGTCGAGGCCGAGCTGCAGCGTCCGGGACTGGGAGTAGGGCGTGGAGAAGGGGTTGGCGGCGGCCTGGGCCACTGCAGGAACGACGGCGGCGAGCGTGAGGGGCGAGGTGGACAAGAGCAGTGCTCTCCTGGTTGTGGCCggaggagcagaggaggaggaggagggagccgTTGCAGCGGCGGCagcaatggaagaagaagaagacgacgacgCCAGCGGCGGCCTCATGTCAGTCCAGCTAGCTTAGCTCGCCTCTTCTTTTCTTTTCAagaaaatattttttttgtttgCACAATTATCTTGGATCGTGGGCGGATCTTATCTCTCCAGGGTGAAGCTGGTCTACAGTCACATGTGTATCTGCACTTGATCTAGGCCCAATGGATCTCTTCTTCTCAGCTCAGCTCGTCGGATTCGATCGTTCCGGACGTCTGACCGATCGAGCTCGTCACGTGGGATTGGATCGTCGACACGACATGCCGGCGGCCACACTAAGCGATCTACGTACCACTAGCTAGCTAATTCATATATGCAGTGCTTGATAATTGTGTGATCGCAGTTTGGCCAGCACATGCATGCATGTACGCTACCGGACGACCTCCCGTGAGCGATCGAGCTGCCGGCTGGGACATTTGGTTCGTGGCTGGTCTCCGTCGTCTTCCTGCGCACCAAACTGTGGGCTCATACGGCGGTCCGAAGGCGAGCTTTCTAGCTAGGCGGCAATGTGGTTGGATTGAGAGCATCTACAGCCCCATCCTTCAAACTGCCCTTACTCATCGGTCACAAAAACGCAACTCAATTACACCCCTCGGAAAATCATTATACATGTCCGGACTCTCCAGCATCCCTCAAACTCAGCACATATCTGAGGCGGATAAAGGCCCGAGCGAGTCTGAAATGTTGGATCCGGACCAAACTGGCCACTCCGACCCCAcaaatactctctctctctctctctctctctctctctctctctctctctctctctcttcgcacGAAACGCTAGCTGCTTGCTAGTCCACTTCACTTTTGGTCCGCTCCGCTTCACTTCGATCCAACCGCAGCTCATCTCCGATGATCTTCGGCCTTCTCCGGCATGACAGGCAGTGGATCCGAGTCCAGCAACTTCGGATCCATCGACTGAGACCTCGTCCCGTGTGAGGACGAGGAGGAGTTTGCCATCCACCTAGCTCTCCTCATCATATTGTCAACATATACTCTTGTACAACAAGTATTCATCCCAAAACAACTCCATGATTTCTTTAAACAAACACAAGATCCTACTACTTTGTACAACAAGAACAAGGAGGGGTGGGGGATAGAGAAGGAGGGAGGGAGCAGTGCTGACTACCTCATGTTTTAGCTCTGCTCGTCGGCATTGCGCCGGTCATCAGCGTCCGTGGTTGGACAGTTGGGCGGGAGCGTCTGCTCGCGGGAGGGCCTCGCTGTCTGCCGGGACGAGCAACTCGACGGGGGAGCAGAGGCTGGACTGGCACGGGGAATGGAGGCGGAGGGTCGGCTAGGCACACGGCGCTTGAGGGCCACAAGCAGCAGCTGCTAGGAACCCTAGCCGTCGGGGTCGGGAGCAGTGGTTGCTCTATTCGTTTGGAGGTGATTGGCTAGTGGGTTTGCTCATGGTCTTCTATTCATCCCATCGTTTTTTGCTTGGGAGTGGCAAAAGTgggtaaatagtactccctccgttcctaaatatttgtctttctagacatttcaaatgactactacatcaggatgtatgtagacatattttagagtgtagactcactcattttgcttcgtatgtagtcacttattgaaatgcctagaaagacaagtatttaggaacggagggagtagtatgcaaTTTCTAGAGGGCGGCTGAACGGTTCGT
The Triticum dicoccoides isolate Atlit2015 ecotype Zavitan chromosome 3A, WEW_v2.0, whole genome shotgun sequence genome window above contains:
- the LOC119267031 gene encoding thylakoid lumenal 17.9 kDa protein, chloroplastic-like yields the protein MRPPLASSSSSSSIAAAAATAPSSSSSAPPATTRRALLLSTSPLTLAAVVPAVAQAAANPFSTPYSQSRTLQLGLDTKGKIRTCPSTNPGCVCTNPTVGASSSVASPLIIPDSTSADAAAQLLRQAILKTQKNVSFNIDQQTPHGHYIQAEVDGGFGRDVMEFLVKKDAGVVAYRCVATKVTFVYPFTTAIGDSRGQEQRVAAVAQELGWYAPDIRSSVDDVAT